Proteins found in one Macrobrachium nipponense isolate FS-2020 chromosome 4, ASM1510439v2, whole genome shotgun sequence genomic segment:
- the LOC135211565 gene encoding uncharacterized protein LOC135211565, whose protein sequence is MPGKPKNSSRSVSEASQKRQKILPVTSLKCFICDKIIKTENLSEHILFGGVRCIKCPALFENCQDFQVGAKRSPCEHVLQYCVDPLESLELHLSKQYLENGTSCRASLIDKPHHVRAYVSGMDSQKHEFPWKEAVLCFKQGGKKPKEKASTVTKRHIDCNERSTYNSSDSNRTISSDMNDSLQGHSQNIRNVPVLPDSVNPDDKVSILVNRQDQSTASLIPTKVLNKGSPYKNSYKHLGPLNGKKILQVRKRRKSEWISGIRKRNHFSKDDSKVSYVETPLNGFYYVVRHSVTECPNCYAKISPQDFTVNIVTFLMTAVCADCGLTIYIVHDPPDGSSPKVCIVTDEEKRARAREKANIQRHLKQASAVES, encoded by the coding sequence ATGCCAGGCAAACCTAAGAACTCATCACGTAGTGTTTCTGAGGCATCCCAAAAGAGACAAAAGATACTCCCAGTGACTTCTCTGAAGTGCTTTATTTGTGATAAAATCATCAAAACTGAAAATTTATCAGAGCACATACTGTTTGGAGGGGTGCGTTGCATTAAATGCCCAGCATTGTTTGAAAACTGTCAGGATTTTCAGGTCGGGGCCAAGAGGAGCCCATGTGAGCACGTACTGCAGTATTGTGTGGATCCTCTGGAGAGTCTGGAATTGCATCTTTCAAAGCAGTACTTAGAAAACGGTACCTCTTGCAGAGCATCGCTGATAGACAAACCTCATCATGTAAGAGCTTATGTCAGTGGGATGGATTCACAGAAACACGAATTTCCCTGGAAAGAAGCAGTTTTGTGCTTCAAACAAGGTGGTAAGAAGCCCAAGGAAAAAGCAAGCACAGTTACAAAGAGACACATTGATTGCAATGAACGTTCCACTTATAATAGCAGTGACAGTAATCGTACAATTAGCTCTGACATGAATGACTCACTACAAGGTCACTCGCAAAACATCAGAAATGTTCCTGTTCTGCCTGACTCGGTGAATCCTGATGACAAGGTAAGCATTTTGGTAAATCGCCAAGATCAGAGCACTGCTTCTTTGATCCCTACCAAAGTACTCAACAAAGGTTCACCCTATAAGAATTCATATAAGCATTTAGGGCCTCTAAATGGGAAGAAAATACTGCAAGTCAGGAAGAGGAGAAAGTCAGAGTGGATATCTGGCATTAGAAAGAGAAACCACTTCTCAAAGGACGACTCGAAAGTTAGTTATGTTGAGACCCCTTTGAATGGATTTTACTACGTGGTTCGGCACTCTGTTACAGAGTGCCCTAACTGTTACGCCAAGATAAGTCCTCAAGATTTCACCGTGAATATTGTGACCTTTTTAATGACTGCCGTTTGTGCTGACTGTGGTCTGACGATATACATCGTTCATGATCCTCCTGACGGCTCGTCGCCCAAAGTTTGCATTGTGACTGACGAGGAGAAGCGCGCTAGGGCTCGGGAGAAGGCCAACATTCAAAGGCATCTTAAACAGGCATCAGCTGTAGAGTCATAG